A window of the Vigna angularis cultivar LongXiaoDou No.4 chromosome 3, ASM1680809v1, whole genome shotgun sequence genome harbors these coding sequences:
- the LOC108324240 gene encoding uncharacterized protein LOC108324240 isoform X1, with amino-acid sequence MATAESVGVPEQLLQRVASAQFRRPLLHLVSSQDAKGRYLSQCVPLHKAALKGDWKEASKILEQDLELLTSAITKGWATVLHIAVGANHVHFVEELLKLMQPDELELQDFKGNTAFCFAAAVGNVQIAEIMERKNESLPTIRGGEDFTPLHLAVLLGRTEMAWHLFPKTKQIFQEVDWTTVFFLSINCGLYDLALEMLKEKDTLAYARRDDNLTGLHVLARTPGCGCQTPRCRKHLLPFYKETPILKLVKRMWEIVVSLDEQMMMDILSEPSQVIFIAAEVGNFEFLSVVLSTYPDLIWELDAMDRSVIHIAVLHRHASIFNLIHEIGPIKEFILTFKDDQGNNLLHYAAKQAPPDQLNMVSGAALQMMLELSWFEEVKKIMPLSSIEEPNSFGNIPRQVFSAEHEELREKGESWMKRTAKSCMVVSTLITTGVFTAAFSVPGGINDANGGTPNYLQEAAFLVFALSDSIALISSSTSILIFLSILVSRYAEDDFLMSLPLKLMSGLLALLISIISMMVAFSSAFFITYYNGVNWVPNLISAIAFVPIPVFIFLQFPLWSDIVYSAYICSFIFRPSRRMIH; translated from the exons ATGGCTACAGCAGAGTCAGTAGGTGTCCCAGAACAACTACTTCAGAGGGTTGCTTCAGCACAGTTTAGGAGACCTCTCCTTCATCTAGTCTCCTCTC AAGATGCCAAGGGAAGATACCTGAGCCAGTGTGTTCCCCTTCACAAAGCAGCACTGAAAGGTGACTGGAAAGAAGCGAGTAAAATCTTGGAACAAGATTTGGAGCTGCTTACATCCGCCATAACAAAGGGTTGGGCCACAGTCCTCCACATAGCAGTGGGTGCTAACCATGTTCACTTTGTGGAGGAGCTACTGAAGTTAATGCAGCCTGATGAATTAGAATTGCAAGACTTCAAGGGTAACACTGCATTCTGCTTTGCTGCAGCGGTTGGGAATGTGCAGATTGCTGAGATCATGGAGAGAAAAAATGAATCCTTGCCAACAATCAGGGGTGGAGAAGATTTCACTCCTCTTCACTTGGCTGTTTTACTGGGAAGAACTGAGATGGCATGGCATCTGTTTCCTAAAACCAAACAAATATTTCAAGAGGTCGATTGGACCacagttttctttctttctataaaCTGTGGCCTCTACG ATTTAGCCCTGGAAATGCTAAAGGAGAAGGACACGCTAGCTTATGCCAGACGTGATGACAACTTGACAGGTTTGCATGTCTTGGCTCGAACTCCTGGTTGTGGTTGCCAAACTCCACGATGTAGAAAACACCTTCTACCTTTCT ATAAGGAGACTCCTATTCTCAAACTTGTGAAACGAATGTGGGAAATAGTTGTTTCCCTGGATGAACAAATGATGATGGATATCCTCTCGGAACCATCTCAAGTAATATTCATAGCTGCAGAAGTTgggaattttgaatttctgtccGTGGTCTTGAGTACTTACCCTGATTTGATATGGGAACTAGATGCCATGGATCGAAGTGTAATCCACATTGCAGTCCTGCATCGTCATGCTAGTATCTTCAATTTGATACATGAAATAGGCCCTATCAAAGAGTTCATTCTAACTTTCAAAGATGATCAAGGGAACAATTTACTTCATTATGCTGCAAAACAAGCACCACCAGACCAACTTAATATGGTTTCTGGAGCAGCTCTTCAAATGATGCTTGAGCTGTCATGGTTTGAG GAGGTGAAGAAGATAATGCCACTGTCATCCATAGAGGAACCAAATTCTTTCGGCAATATTCCTCGACAAGTATTCAGTGCAGAGCATGAAGAATTGCGGGAGAAAGGAGAGTCTTGGATGAAGAGAACTGCAAAATCATGCATGGTTGTTTCAACTCTGATTACTACTGGAGTTTTCACCGCTGCATTCAGCGTTCCAGGTGGTATCAATGATGCTAATGGTGGAACTCCCAATTACTTGCAGGAAGCAGCATTCTTGGTATTTGCATTATCAGATTCCATTGCATTGATCTCATCATCAACTTCGATCCTAATTTTCTTGTCTATCCTAGTCTCTCGATATGCGGAGGATGATTTTCTTATGTCACTGCCCTTAAAACTTATGTCTGGTCTTCTGGCACTGTTGATCTCAATAATTAGCATGATGGTAGCATTCAGTAGTGCCTTCTTTATAACATATTACAATGGAGTAAACTGGGTTCCTAACCTCATTTCTGCAATTGCTTTTGTACCAATACCTGTATTTATATTTCTGCAGTTTCCCCTTTGGTCTGACATTGTCTATTCAGCTTACATTTGTAGTTTTATATTTAGACCAAGTAGACGTATGATTCACTAG
- the LOC108324240 gene encoding uncharacterized protein LOC108324240 isoform X2, whose translation MQPDELELQDFKGNTAFCFAAAVGNVQIAEIMERKNESLPTIRGGEDFTPLHLAVLLGRTEMAWHLFPKTKQIFQEVDWTTVFFLSINCGLYDLALEMLKEKDTLAYARRDDNLTGLHVLARTPGCGCQTPRCRKHLLPFYKETPILKLVKRMWEIVVSLDEQMMMDILSEPSQVIFIAAEVGNFEFLSVVLSTYPDLIWELDAMDRSVIHIAVLHRHASIFNLIHEIGPIKEFILTFKDDQGNNLLHYAAKQAPPDQLNMVSGAALQMMLELSWFEEVKKIMPLSSIEEPNSFGNIPRQVFSAEHEELREKGESWMKRTAKSCMVVSTLITTGVFTAAFSVPGGINDANGGTPNYLQEAAFLVFALSDSIALISSSTSILIFLSILVSRYAEDDFLMSLPLKLMSGLLALLISIISMMVAFSSAFFITYYNGVNWVPNLISAIAFVPIPVFIFLQFPLWSDIVYSAYICSFIFRPSRRMIH comes from the exons ATGCAGCCTGATGAATTAGAATTGCAAGACTTCAAGGGTAACACTGCATTCTGCTTTGCTGCAGCGGTTGGGAATGTGCAGATTGCTGAGATCATGGAGAGAAAAAATGAATCCTTGCCAACAATCAGGGGTGGAGAAGATTTCACTCCTCTTCACTTGGCTGTTTTACTGGGAAGAACTGAGATGGCATGGCATCTGTTTCCTAAAACCAAACAAATATTTCAAGAGGTCGATTGGACCacagttttctttctttctataaaCTGTGGCCTCTACG ATTTAGCCCTGGAAATGCTAAAGGAGAAGGACACGCTAGCTTATGCCAGACGTGATGACAACTTGACAGGTTTGCATGTCTTGGCTCGAACTCCTGGTTGTGGTTGCCAAACTCCACGATGTAGAAAACACCTTCTACCTTTCT ATAAGGAGACTCCTATTCTCAAACTTGTGAAACGAATGTGGGAAATAGTTGTTTCCCTGGATGAACAAATGATGATGGATATCCTCTCGGAACCATCTCAAGTAATATTCATAGCTGCAGAAGTTgggaattttgaatttctgtccGTGGTCTTGAGTACTTACCCTGATTTGATATGGGAACTAGATGCCATGGATCGAAGTGTAATCCACATTGCAGTCCTGCATCGTCATGCTAGTATCTTCAATTTGATACATGAAATAGGCCCTATCAAAGAGTTCATTCTAACTTTCAAAGATGATCAAGGGAACAATTTACTTCATTATGCTGCAAAACAAGCACCACCAGACCAACTTAATATGGTTTCTGGAGCAGCTCTTCAAATGATGCTTGAGCTGTCATGGTTTGAG GAGGTGAAGAAGATAATGCCACTGTCATCCATAGAGGAACCAAATTCTTTCGGCAATATTCCTCGACAAGTATTCAGTGCAGAGCATGAAGAATTGCGGGAGAAAGGAGAGTCTTGGATGAAGAGAACTGCAAAATCATGCATGGTTGTTTCAACTCTGATTACTACTGGAGTTTTCACCGCTGCATTCAGCGTTCCAGGTGGTATCAATGATGCTAATGGTGGAACTCCCAATTACTTGCAGGAAGCAGCATTCTTGGTATTTGCATTATCAGATTCCATTGCATTGATCTCATCATCAACTTCGATCCTAATTTTCTTGTCTATCCTAGTCTCTCGATATGCGGAGGATGATTTTCTTATGTCACTGCCCTTAAAACTTATGTCTGGTCTTCTGGCACTGTTGATCTCAATAATTAGCATGATGGTAGCATTCAGTAGTGCCTTCTTTATAACATATTACAATGGAGTAAACTGGGTTCCTAACCTCATTTCTGCAATTGCTTTTGTACCAATACCTGTATTTATATTTCTGCAGTTTCCCCTTTGGTCTGACATTGTCTATTCAGCTTACATTTGTAGTTTTATATTTAGACCAAGTAGACGTATGATTCACTAG